The Streptomyces sp. V4I8 genome includes the window CGTTCGACGTCCGCCAGCCGCTCGACGCGCGGAGCGGAAGCGGCCTCCCGGGGCTGCTCCTGGCGCAGCTCGGCGACCAGGTGCCGGGCCTGCGTGACCCGGGCAAGCTCCCTGTGGAGCTCCCGCAGACACAGGTCGGTGAGGCGCTCCACTGTGGTCTCCGGGTCCGCGGCCGCGAGCACGCCCCGTCCGGTGCGGTTCAGCACCCCCAGCGCGCACAGGCGGCGCACGCTCGCGTCCACCTCGCACCCATCCAGTCCCAGCAGTGTGTGGATCTCATCGTCAGAGGTGTCCGGATTCCTCAGGAAGTGCCGGTACACGGCCTCTTCAGGGGCGGAGAGCCCCAGCCCGGACATGTCTGATCCCATTGCGTCGCCCCCGTTCGTACGCCGCCCCGACCGACCCTGCGCACGCCGGACAGGATGGTCGGTCCCGCCCCGGCGCGAGGCCGTTCCGTGATCTGGAGTCTAACCCGCACAAATGCCAGGCGAGTTCGGCGCCGGGTGGGCCGACCTGGGCCTCTGCACCGGCGACGCCGCCTCGTGCGCGATACGGCGATGGGGTCGAGGCGGGCTTCCGGGGCGGGGCAGCACTGGTCCCAGAAGTCGCGGTGGCCCTGGGGGCGCAGGGCGTAGCCGACGGCGAACTCCTGGTAGGAGTCGGTGTCGAAGGTGGTGTCGGTGGCTGGGTAGAACAGCAGCTGGTGGGTGAAGTCGACGCCTCCTCGGCGAGCAGGGTGAGGCCGCAAGCGATGGTGGCGTGGGTCAGCGGTGACCTCGCACAGCGTCGAGGACTTACGCAACAAGCAACGGCGGCGCCAGCAACAACTGGACCAGTCACCGAGGGCCCGCCTGCCACTCCTCCACCTGCCTGATCAGGGATCCATGAGGCGACGCAGCCAGGTCCACGGGACGTCCCATTCCGCCTGTCGGTCATCGCCGCGATGATGTCTGGTCATGAGGGAACTTGTAGTCACCCTGGTGGCTGCGGTGTTCGGATTGGCCGGCACAGTCGTCGGTGCAGCGCTCTCGGCACGGGCCGCGAAGAAGGGAGCCCTGCTCAGTGCACAAGCCACCTTGCAACAAGTTCGCGATCAAGCCACAGCCGATCAAGCCCACTGGCTTCGGCAACAGCGGTTTCAGGCATACGAAGGTTTCCTAGCAACCTGGGACGAGTGCCTTCGCCTCATCGACTCCGTGGGTCTACCGGGAGACGCCGGATCGTCGGACGGCAACCCGCTTAAGGAAGCAGCTGGCCGCATGACAGAGCGTGCTCGGAGGATCGACATCTTAGGACCGGCTGAGGTGGCCCGGGCGGCGGAAGAGCTTGCCGACAGCATTCGGCGGGACGTCGACATAGCCACGAAGCTGAAGGAACTCACAATGTCAACGGTTCCGGAGGCGACCGAACGCATGACCACCGAGACAGCGCCAGCGATGGCAGCCGCTAGGGAGGCCATGCAGGAGGCTTCGAGGCAGATACAAGAGCTCGTGGCGGAGGCAAAGGAAAGCGGTCGACCGCTCCATGAAGACCCGCGGGCGGCAGAGATACCGGAGAGCGCCGAACGAGCCCAGGAACTCACGGACGCTGTAGTCGCTCGCGCGAATGCGGACAACGACGGTTTCTCCGTTTTCCTTGCCCAAGCGACTGTGATCGTCAATGAACTGAAGCGCAACCAGGAAGCCGCGCGGGTATTCGCGAACGCTTCACGACCGCCGCGCGGCACACACTCGCTTCCGCAGCTCCGCCCACTGCCCAGGAGCCGACGTCCGGAAGCGGTCTGGAATGAGTGCGGTCGCGCTCGTCGATCGGTGGACTGATGCTTTGGCCTTGCCAGGTGAGTCCCGCAACGTGCCTACGAGCGTGGTGGTGCCGTGCTACCGCGGATGACGAGCTGGGTGGGGACGACGACGTCGTGGTCGGTCTCTTCGCCGCGCAGGATCTCCAGGAGCATGCGTCCGGCCAGTTCCCCCTGCTCCCGGACCGGCTGGCGGACGGTGGTGAGGTCCGTCAGCTCGGCCACGGGATTCGTCGATGCCGATGACGGAGAGATCCTCGTGGATGCGCAGTCCGGCGCGGCGCAGCGTACGGATGGCGCCGAGGGCGCCTTCGTCGGAGTGGGCGTAGACGGCGGTGGCGGCACCCCCCTCGAGAACCGGGCGCCGTCGCGTTCGTCAGTCGTCCAGCTTGATGCGGAAGTCGACGATGGTGGTGTCGCCGCGGCGCACGATCGGGTGGGCGACCTCGACGACCCGGCCGGTGTCGGCGATGTGCCGCCGCGTGTACCGCAGCACCGGCACGCCGGACCCGATCCGAAGCGTCGCCACCTCCAACTCCGTTGGCATGCCCGCCTGGAACGACTCCGTGATCTCGGTGACGCGGATGCCGAGCGTGCCCAGCTGCGCCCGAGTGCCACCCGGCCACGGCTCGTTGATGGGGTCGGCGACCGGCGTACCGCCCACATCCGACCAGCGGACGTAGCTCGTACTCATCTGGGTGGGCTGGTCGTTGTCGTAGAACACGAAGTGCCGGGCAAGGAGGCGCTCGCCCACCTCGCACTCGAAGAGGCCGGCCATCTCGGTGTCCGCCTGGACCCGCTCGAAACGCTTGTCGAGCCGGTACTCGGACCAGGAGATGCCCTGATCCTTCGTGTACGGAGTGGACCGTACCCCTGGCGTCTGCCGGTACCGGTCGGCCGGCATCCGGTGGATCGCCGGACGCTTCCGGACGATCGTGCCCGCACGGGCCCGGGACTCCAGGAAGCCCTCACCGACGAGCAGCCGGATGGCGTTCCGCACGGTGATCTCTGAGACCTCATAGTGGGCGCACAGTTCCGGCAGCGTCGGGATGCGGTCGCCGGGCTCGAACTCGCCGCCTGGAGCGATACGTCGTCGCAGGTCGGCGGCAATGCGCAGGTACTCAGGCTGTGCCACAGCGATGCTCCCGACTCCACTGATCGCGTCAATCTGTATACGCATACTCTCCCGTCCCGCTTGACCAGCGGCAATCCCAGCGGCAATCTGAATACATAAAGCAAGTATCCGCATACAGATACCGTCTGTCTCCGGGGAACAGTCATGCCCGAGTCGGGTCATACATGGCGTAAGGCATTCAAAGGGGAGCCCATCGAGGCAGAGCACGTCCGCTTGTGGACCGCCCGCCGCGTGAACCACTCCGACGCTCCCCGGCTGGCAGATCGTCAACGGCCTGAGCCACCTCGCCGGACTCACCACCGACGAGTGCGGGCTGTGGGCGCAGTTAGGGACGAACCGATGACGTGGCGTCCGAAGCCTCCACCCGCCCCCACGCTGACCCGCGCGCAGTACGACGGCTGACATTGCTGCTGGTGCCACGCCGATCTGACCAACGGAGCGCGGTCCGCCGGCCGAGCTGAAGGTTCGAGCGGCGCCCACGACTTGAGCATCGAGGTGTACGAGCGCGGCCCTCGCTGCCCGAAGAGACCACGACGACCGAAGCGAACCCCGGAGCACGACCAGTCAGGAGGAACCCAGTGAGCACGTCGACTCAGCGCCGCACCACCGCCGCCTCGGCGACCCAGGACCAGAGGTCGCGGGCCGCCGGCCGCGCGGCCGGCTACTGCTGGTCGCGCAACCCGAACGGACCCGGACGCTGCACCTGGCCGCCGCACACGTTGGGCGGGCACAAGGACCACTACGCGCACACCGAGTGCTGGTAGCCCCCCCCCCCGTCACCGGTACGACGCCGATCGCGCCGGTGACGGGACGACCCCGCTCGCCCTCACACATCCCCCGGAGGGCGGGCGGCCCCACGGCCCCCGACCGGATTCCATCGTCCCGGTCGGCGGCCGCTTCATGTCTTGATCGTCTTGCTCTCGGGCCAGCAGCGGGCCAGCTAACGATCTTCAAGGGTCCGAAAACGCCATGAGCCCCAGTCCAGAGATGGTCTGAACTGGGGCTCCGTTGTAGGCCCTGTGGGACTCGAACCCACAACCAATGGATTAAAAGTCCACTGCTCTGCCAATTGAGCTAAGGGCCCAGGCGATGTTGCCTCCCCGAGCATAGCCGCACGTGGCCGAGTCTCCGATCCGGTATCGGGGTCACGGCCACGTCGGCGGTGGCGGAAGGCGGCGGAATGAGCCCTCTCGGGGTCCACGCACACCGGAGTGCTACGGATCCACCGGTTCTGGAGCCCCCGCGCGGGAGGCGTTCCGGGCGATCGTCCGCTCGTGGTCGGGGTTGAGGAACCAGTGCCGGGCCGAGGCCAGCCACCAGGTCGCGGCGAAGCCGAGGACGGCCAGGACGGCGACCGGGGCGTAGTTGAAGGTCTCCCAGGTCACCGGGGACACCTGGGGCAGCATGAACAGCACCGTGATCACGCCGACCCACACCACCGCCACCCCTCCCACGGCCCCCGACCAGCGGCCCAGGTGCCACGGCCCCCGCGCGAAGGCGTCGCCCTTGCGCAGCCGCAGCAGCGTCGGGATGACGTAGGCGATGTACAGGCCGATCACCGCGATCGAGGTCACCGCCGCGTACGCCGTGACGTTGATCAGATACGGCAGCCCGAGCACCAGCGCCCCGCCCGCCGCCAGCCACACCGCCGCGACGGGCGTACGCGTGCGCGGGCTGACCGTGTGCCAGACGTGGGAGAAGGGAAGCGCACCGTCCCGCGAAAAGGCGTAGATCATGCGGCTGTTGGCGGTCACGGACGCCATCCCGCAGAACAGCTGCGCCCCGATCACGACCAGCAGCAGAAGCTTGCCGGCGGTCGCGCCCAGCGCGTCGAGCAGAATCTGCGCGGGCGGCGCGCCCGTCGGGGAGGTCAGCGCACCCTCGTACGACCGGATCGCGAAGGTGAAGCCCAGCAGCAGCACGAAGCCCGCGATCCACGACGTCCAGATCGACCGCACGATGCCCTTCGGGCCCGCCGTCGACGCGTCGTGCGTCTCCTCCGTCATGTGCGCCGAGGCGTCGTAGCCGGTGAAGGTGTACTGGGCCATCAGCAGGCCCACCAGGACGACGTACACCCCGCTGCCCCAGCCCGTGTGGTTCACGAACTCGCCGAACACGAAGGACGCGGACCGGTGTTCGTCCGGTACGAAGGTCAGCGCGCCGACGATCACCGCGACGCCCACCACGTGCCACCACACGCTGATGCTGTTGAGCAGGGCCACGATCCGGACGCCGAAGGTGTTCAGCAGGCCGTGC containing:
- a CDS encoding substrate-binding domain-containing protein; this encodes MAELTDLTTVRQPVREQGELAGRMLLEILRGEETDHDVVVPTQLVIRGSTAPPRS
- a CDS encoding GntR family transcriptional regulator; its protein translation is MAQPEYLRIAADLRRRIAPGGEFEPGDRIPTLPELCAHYEVSEITVRNAIRLLVGEGFLESRARAGTIVRKRPAIHRMPADRYRQTPGVRSTPYTKDQGISWSEYRLDKRFERVQADTEMAGLFECEVGERLLARHFVFYDNDQPTQMSTSYVRWSDVGGTPVADPINEPWPGGTRAQLGTLGIRVTEITESFQAGMPTELEVATLRIGSGVPVLRYTRRHIADTGRVVEVAHPIVRRGDTTIVDFRIKLDD
- a CDS encoding amino acid permease, producing MTDDAIASGPSDGRLSDEERLAQLGYTQVLARRMSAFSNYAVSFTIISVLSGCLTLYLFGMNTGGPAVITWGWVAVGLMTLFVGLSMAEICSAYPTSAGLYFWAHRLAPPRTAAAWAWFTGWFNVLGQVAVTAGIDFGAASFLGAYLNLQFGFEVTPGRTILLFAGILLLHGLLNTFGVRIVALLNSISVWWHVVGVAVIVGALTFVPDEHRSASFVFGEFVNHTGWGSGVYVVLVGLLMAQYTFTGYDASAHMTEETHDASTAGPKGIVRSIWTSWIAGFVLLLGFTFAIRSYEGALTSPTGAPPAQILLDALGATAGKLLLLVVIGAQLFCGMASVTANSRMIYAFSRDGALPFSHVWHTVSPRTRTPVAAVWLAAGGALVLGLPYLINVTAYAAVTSIAVIGLYIAYVIPTLLRLRKGDAFARGPWHLGRWSGAVGGVAVVWVGVITVLFMLPQVSPVTWETFNYAPVAVLAVLGFAATWWLASARHWFLNPDHERTIARNASRAGAPEPVDP